TGTCCTCTACATTGCAACGGGTCTGATGCTGTTTTTTAATCCTTTAACGGGAGTCCTCACGCTGACCCTGTTGCTGGGAACTTTTTTGCTGGCGGAAGGCACCTTCGAGTTAATCCTGGCATTCCAGTTACGTCCACAACCGAATTGGACATGGGTGTTAATTAATGGCATTATCACCCTGGTATTGGGTGCAATGATTTGGTTCCAGTGGCCTTTCGATGCACCTTGGGCGATCGGGACTCTGATTGGTGCTAGCGTTCTGTTCAGTGGCATTTCACGAGTAATGCTGTCGTTGAATTTGCCTTCTACTCCGAATCAGTCAAATCAAGCGGCTTGAGTCTAAAGTGCTGTAGTCTGGCGTAGGGTGGGCTAAAAGCCCACTTTTATTGTCAGAAATAGGCAGAACAGGGATTGCGCTGCGCGATCGCCTTCGCGGTAAAATTTAAGATGCCGCAGTAATTCCAGCGCCAACCTAACTCCCAACTACAGCCAACAATGAGATTCACACCACTACTGATAATTTTTATTCTGTTGATTTCTGGCTGCGATCGAAAAATTAATCCTGACAGTACTCTCAGCGCAAAAACTGGAGTCACCGAACAACCAGAAGCGCCTCAAAAGCCAAAAGCTTATACAAAAGAAGCGAAATTAATTGCTGTTGGCGACATTCTGATGCACATGGCGCTCACTCGCTCCGGTTACAATCCGCAAAAGAAAACCTATAACTTTGACAATTTTTTCAAGGAAGTCAAGCCTATAATCTCCACTGGCGATTGGGCGATCGCAAATCTAGAGATACCTGTAGCAGGCCCAGAATTGGGTTATTCAGAATATCCTATTTTTAATGCTCCAGCACAAATAGTCGATGCGGCCAAAGGCGCTGGCTTTAATATATTGACAAATGCCAATAATCATGCTTTAGACAAAGGTGAAAAGGGAATAATTAATACGATTAAGAATATTCGATCGCGTGGATTGCCTTCAGTCGGCACCGCGACTTCCTCCAAGGAAGCAGAGAAGATTTTGATCGTCAAGAAAAACGACATTTCGATGGCGGTTATGGCTTATACTTTTGGCACGAATGGCATTCCTATTCCCAAAGGTAAAAACTATCTTGTCTCGCTGATTGATGAAAATAAAATCATCAAAGATATTGCTAGAGCGAAGAAACAAGGAGCCGATGCGGTCACCATTTCCCTTCATTTTGGCGATGAGTATCACCGTCAACCTAACGCCGGACAAAAACAACTGGTCAAAAAGTTGATTGAATCAGGTGCTGATATTATTCTCGGCTGTCATCCCCATGTTGTGCAACCTTACCAAATATTAAAGTTACGCGGGAAAGACGGTAAACCTAGAACCGGAGTTGTCATTTATTCAATGGGAAATTTTATCGCTTATCAGATTGGTTCTTACAAAGATCTTGGGGTAATCTTTTCAGTGAATATTCGCAAACGCTTTCCCGAAAAAACTATCGAAATTACCAATGTCGAAGCGATTCCTACCTGGACTCATAATTATACACTTAATAATAAATTGAATTTTCGCGTTCTGCCCATTGAAGCAGTCGTGACTAGAAAAAACGATCCACTTCTACCAAGTACTAAGTATCCAGTTCTCAAAAATCAATTGCTTGATATGAAGCGTCACCTCAAATCCTTAAGCAGTGATAAATAGTTTTGAGTTTTGACTTCGTTAGTACATGAGCGAGTTCCAGAAATTGTCTGTTGTCATCGTTGGTTAAATTTTTACCGCAGATGAAGAGGGATGCACGCAGATGAACGCAGATAAGAATAAGAACATGAATTTTTTAGGCAACTGATGCTATCGGATCTAATATAATTTTTGACTTTTCTACACTTTTTCCTTTGCTGGCGGTGTGACGCCCATTTTGTTGAGGATAACTTCCAGTTCCTTTAGCAATTTAAAGTCTGACTGCGGCAGAAACTGAGTGCTATTTCCGAACAAACCATCAGCTACAGAAGGGTTTTTCTCAAGGAAGGCGAACGCCTGTCGAAACTGACGCTGATTTGCGAAGATAGGCGAGTCAAAATGACAGGGAATAATTCGATCGAAATCCCAACTCGCTACCTTGTTAGCCCAGTCGATCGCTTGCTTGGGCGCTCGGTTGAGAATGAGCGTCTGCAAAATTGGTGCTACAAACAAGCGTCCGCCCCCGCGCAGTGCATCGAACGACTGTTTCCACTCATTTTTCCATTTGAACGGAAACCAACCGAAATACGCCTTCCTAGAGCGATCGGGCCCTTTGAGAGCATCGCGAAAAGATTGCCCCATTTCCACCACTTCCAGTGCGCTGGGTCGGAAGTAAAAAGCAAACAGCGAAATGCGCTGCCATCCTTTGTGGCGCGTCGCCTCGCTGTCCTCAACCACGTCAAACGCATCATCCTTGGCGTGGAACAGCAAGGGGTAGGGGTCAAGTTGAACTATAGCAGGCGGTTCCTCTGGCACGGAAACCACCGAGTCTGTCACCAGCAGCGTGCGCGTCAGCTTATCGAAAAAAGCTACTTCCTCAAACGGCCCCAGTCCCAGATCGATCGGCCCCAGCATCGCGTAATCAAAGCGATCGGCAAAAGGCGCTAAACTACTGTCGGATGGCAGTATCTGAGTGCGTTTCGCAGGCAAACCCAGCCAGCTAAGAGGCAAGTTTAACGGGAAACTCCACTGGGAAGGCGCGACAAAAACCTGCGCGAGAGGAAAGCGTCTGGCAAAAGGGCCAACGAAAACCTTATGTTCGATACCTGAAACAGTTGGCAGGATAATGTACTTAACATCGCCGTGCATTGCCTCCAACTCCTTGACAAGCCTTACACATTCTGGTGTCGGAGCGACTGGCGCATAGACGAAAAGACCGCCTTCTTCCAACTTAACCACGGTCATGCGAATCGGCGCAACCACATAAAGGATGCCCTGCAACTGGTCAAAAGTCCAGATTTTGTCTTT
This genomic interval from Argonema galeatum A003/A1 contains the following:
- a CDS encoding HdeD family acid-resistance protein — protein: MTSNVSGDINKGVNGSLWMGILLIVLGIVAIALPAVSTIVIETWVALILVSAGAAKLVYAFQSRDNGGFIWKLLLSVLYIATGLMLFFNPLTGVLTLTLLLGTFLLAEGTFELILAFQLRPQPNWTWVLINGIITLVLGAMIWFQWPFDAPWAIGTLIGASVLFSGISRVMLSLNLPSTPNQSNQAA
- a CDS encoding CapA family protein; its protein translation is MRFTPLLIIFILLISGCDRKINPDSTLSAKTGVTEQPEAPQKPKAYTKEAKLIAVGDILMHMALTRSGYNPQKKTYNFDNFFKEVKPIISTGDWAIANLEIPVAGPELGYSEYPIFNAPAQIVDAAKGAGFNILTNANNHALDKGEKGIINTIKNIRSRGLPSVGTATSSKEAEKILIVKKNDISMAVMAYTFGTNGIPIPKGKNYLVSLIDENKIIKDIARAKKQGADAVTISLHFGDEYHRQPNAGQKQLVKKLIESGADIILGCHPHVVQPYQILKLRGKDGKPRTGVVIYSMGNFIAYQIGSYKDLGVIFSVNIRKRFPEKTIEITNVEAIPTWTHNYTLNNKLNFRVLPIEAVVTRKNDPLLPSTKYPVLKNQLLDMKRHLKSLSSDK
- a CDS encoding DUF4336 domain-containing protein; its protein translation is MKAHQTQEQEVCPSIDPGDLSWPFWPAVPLYPYGRRRTLCHEVVKDKIWTFDQLQGILYVVAPIRMTVVKLEEGGLFVYAPVAPTPECVRLVKELEAMHGDVKYIILPTVSGIEHKVFVGPFARRFPLAQVFVAPSQWSFPLNLPLSWLGLPAKRTQILPSDSSLAPFADRFDYAMLGPIDLGLGPFEEVAFFDKLTRTLLVTDSVVSVPEEPPAIVQLDPYPLLFHAKDDAFDVVEDSEATRHKGWQRISLFAFYFRPSALEVVEMGQSFRDALKGPDRSRKAYFGWFPFKWKNEWKQSFDALRGGGRLFVAPILQTLILNRAPKQAIDWANKVASWDFDRIIPCHFDSPIFANQRQFRQAFAFLEKNPSVADGLFGNSTQFLPQSDFKLLKELEVILNKMGVTPPAKEKV